The sequence below is a genomic window from Glycine max cultivar Williams 82 chromosome 20, Glycine_max_v4.0, whole genome shotgun sequence.
ATATGACTCCTGTCTCATAATGTagtttaagaagaaaaattgaattcTAGAAagtatcattttagtttttaatacaattttaattactttttttttacttattttcttaataagtgtaattttagttttttaatataataataataatattaattttgtaaaattatttatttattttctttggtcTATATAAAATACTATAGGGCGGTGCTTATTATGAGACAAAGAAtagtattttcttaaattataatgattttatcatagaaaaaaaaaggttatagaAATGAGTATCCTCGTGAttccaagaaaaataaaaaggtattaGTGAGAATTGAGatgctataaaaaaattgtttgtggcattctgtttttaaattatcaacaaatattttatgaacATTCTTagcattcaattaaataaataaaaagaatacatCCCAAGAACAATTTCTGGATTCAATATTGTAATGTGCTCTTTGAGTAATGAATCCAGAAAGTGAACCAAAATAGCTTCTGGGAGAAtgataaaaattgaacaaaatagtATGTTGTTtccataataaaaaaagtcaatatattttttggtcaGGTAGGTTTGAAATCCGAATCTAATTTTGAACTAAAAAATAACAcactataattttatatatggacgaaaaaaaacaaatatttacaggaacaaaatttaaattttaccaattttataaagataaaaaattcattttaaccttaaaaaaaacGGCACGAAGCACTAAAAACTTGAGAGGTAGAAAGGGAAGGAGGTTAACATTTACTTTTGTTGACTTTTTTAAATGCTTTAATGTTAACCATGAGATATATCCAATGGTCTAAGATGTTGCTGGAGAGAAGCTTTACACGAAAAGATTCGAATCCATATAATTTACTTagacttttttttgttgtgaaTATTTAGACTTATAAAATGGCATGTAATCTTTTTTAGAGGTTCATCTTtaacttatatttaaataattaaaaaaaaaaccttatttcaacaaatttcataattaaattgtCTTGTATATTGTAAATCATGGATCCTTTTGTACGTCATAAGACAACGTTTATGTCAAGGGGCAGCGTGTGTCCTAAACCAAAGATGGATTAACATTCAACCGGACTTCATCGTTAAAAGCATTTTGAAGGAACTAAACTTTTGTTgtgaacaaattttaattagtattcgaattattaaaattgagatgaatctgtttgatttagtttaTTGGCTTAGGGTTGATCTTGTACCATTTTCAATTGAGATTTTCACAACCCCTTTGTCAGTGAACCAAAATAGCTTCTGGGAGAATgattaaaattgaacaacagccGATATGTACTGATTAgtacatttcttttatttatttattttttatttactatggTGACAAAGGTCAAAACTAACGATCTCATGTAAACTACTCAAATCCTCCACTGCTAGGTTGATCCTAATGAATAAATcataaatcttttttattttgctaaCCATTAAAATTTGAAGGTGTTTATTAAAAGTTGTAACATTCAATGTAATCAAAGCATCTCTTTAGCATTATTGCTGTTGTTAATATGGATTGTACAGTGGAGACAATTACTTTTTCTTGTTTCGTCTCATGGAGGCAATCCCATAATAAAGGGCTAtaatgtacaaaacaaaaacctGAGCCCAACTTTTCACGTTCGTTTTTATTGCCGGAACAAAATGATCTGGGTTGGTTGACATAGTCATGGTTGTAGGGTCCGTGGCGAAGACTTGAATCGTGATAAAGTAGCATGACAAGAAACATAACAAAAAGTTTCTGAAAGTAGAGATGTTGAACGTGAATAAACTAAATTATGGGACTCATTCAACTAGCCAACTAGGACTTGGCACTTGCAAATTTCATGGAAATTTCGGGTTGATgtgtttgattttaaatatcTACAGGTTTTGAACAGTATAATTTACTCTCCTGATCTTGAAACCGCGGGGTTTTGGTCAAAACCAAACCTACGTTCAACAAACCAAAGCCTACTTTGTTATTATGCccgtatatatataaacatataaacTCATCATATTCATACATAATAATACTCTCCACCGTCATTGCCATCTTTACCATTCAAATATCTTCTTTTGAATTCGAGAAACTTTcttgattcttttattttttgttccatCAGGAGCTAAAATCTCATATAGGTGTCTATTCCCTCATCACAATAATGGGTCGCTACACGAAGATGTTGATGTTCACAACAATTTTACTATTGGGTTTACAACAAATATGGGCATTTAGGCCATTGAAAGAGGATCAATGGTTGAAGCAGAGGCTGGTAATACAATCACTACAAAGAGGCCACGTGCAACATTCTGAAAGAAACCCATGTTCCACCGTTCCTGGGCGCAGTAAGGGACGCTGCACTTCTGAAATCAACGTTGCCGATCACGTTGCTCATGCACCACCACTAGAAGTTGCCAATTAGTTCGGATCACCATCTTTTCCACAGTATATATATTTCTACCTCGTGAGACTAAAAAATATGTCTCTAAGTTCTTGATCCATCAACTTCAGCCTCGATATATCTTATGATAATCtctcattcatattttttattattgacacgaataaaaacaatattaaaaatttataataacttacgcatcatgtttaattaattaagttcatTCATATTATTAAGTCAAAGTTTGTGTGTATATGTAATATACAAGAATATATACGTAACATATTCTTTTGGGATGATTTGTAGGTGATAATATTTTGgtttaactaaaataaaacaatttcattctttaatttGCTTATACCTCTCTgtgattctattttttattctctcgctcgatttaagttattttaaacatttattgatTATATTGTATTATTGTTTGTGCCGTGGTCTTCATTACTTCCATAAATCTTGCCGTCAAATTTGCTGGCTGCCATGCATGCATCCcatgttttattataattgatCATGACCTACAATAAGTTTTGACATCTATAAAGTTTGGctactttaattaaataaagaggCGTTgacttttaacataataaacGTCGACCTTTCACATATGACTCTTGTATATGTCAGGAAAAACTTAAGTTGGTTTTTCAAAATTACACACATCATTagatgagtttaatttttttttaataaaatttagtcaTTAAATGATTTCTgatgattgaaatatataaaatgtcaTTATGTTATAAGAAATATCTCCacttcacaatttaaaaaagacATTACTTGTATACAAGTAACATTCACTTAGGGACAAGTGTTATAGGGATATTTCAACTTCACAGGTTAAAGTGACACCACTTATATCCAAGTGATACCAGCTCAAGGAcaactattataaaaaatatttcaacttCACAATTTAAGTCAGTATGAGTTGTAATCAAGTAATGCTAACTTAGGGTCAACGGTCATGATAGACATCAAGGCTATGGGCTAGTCAATTACCAAAGGAGGTCAAAAAAACACCACCATGCAAGAAACATGTAGGgtaatgctaggtgcaccaagcattttttaaaaaataccaaaaatgtCTCTCTTGTATCTTCTTCGTTTTTAAGCTGGGTCAGTAGTGTTTTACATCTCCATGCTTTTTGTTCTTCcatttctctctttggtgtggTTTTTTCTTGAGATAGGTGACATTGGGTGAAGGTGAAGGGGTCGGTGGTCATTGTTGTGATGGTTGGTTCATTGTCGTCGACATACGAGGTACGTATTTCTGCTGGGTGTGCGTGAGTTGGAGTCGAATGTCGACATATGGATCCAGTTGATCCGTAAAGTTTATATAGATCAAGTTGATCGGTATGTTGATATTACACATACGGATGTAGTTGATCCATATAagccttacggatcaacttgatccgtaagttgtacatattttgaatttttaacatttatttaagtttaatatttttttaattattattatgtttgtatggtcattttaaaaaataaattaattgtttatatGTGTAATTGAATTAATTCGTATGTAGAATGATATAGGATTTTtgcattttattatatatgattatgaATTGTAGTGTTTATAAAATAGTGTGTAGTAAAAGATTATGTAGAGTTTTGTATGATACTATATGTATAGTGTAGTTAGGTGTTGTATGTCTGTCTtgttgaaatttatgatttgttGTTAAGATGGATGAAGATCAATGGGTGTATGACAGTATAATGTCTGAAAAAATTGATATGGATAATCAAAATGAacaagaatgtggtgtgaatgcACAACATATTGATTGTTCGGATGctcaatacttctcaggtaataattttgattattgttattaatttcataaaatcaaTGTCCCTCAGAAGATTAAAATTGTGTGGGTTGTGTTGTAGGTGTTTGGTATccaagatgatgttttgcagtggGCTCAATCCGTTgctcatgaaaatggatttgtggcGGTCATTATGAGATCTGACACAAACACTGGTAgtagaggaagaagttcatttgtgttaattggttgtgaaagaaGTGGTCAGTATAAGTCTaggaagaaagattttgttAGAAGAGATACTGAGAGTAGGAAATGTGAGTGTCCTTTTaagcttcgtgggaaaccagtggtTGAAGGGCAAAGTTAGATGGTAAAGTTGATGTGTgagattcataatcatgaattggctaAGTCATTGGTTGGACATTCATATTGATGTGTAGGTGTCCCTTTAAGCTTCGTGTATCTCCGTGCCTGCCgtgactatcctaaggttgagcagaCACTCCAACCTTTCAGCAATCGCTTAGCAAGCATCTTATGAAATAGAAAGCAACCAAAATAGTATTATGATAACTAAAGTAAATGACATTTGATAAAACAACCCAAATAGTAatacttaccactgcatgtctaggCTGCTCCACATCAGAAGGAGCATGTGCCGGTGCTGCTGCTGGTGCCACTAGGACCCGAGGGATATGTGGCTCCACAAATGAGGCATCCTGCGTCACAGATGGATGCCGTGGCAGATCTGAAGGCTGTGCCACTGTCATGAACGGATGAGAAATGAGGAAGAACCAGTCCATGTACTCGGATGCACAATGTCTTGGCACGACACAAATCTAACCCGCTAGTGCAAAATGGTCTGAgtagtgcatccacctgtcgTCAATTTCCTCAAATGACACCCAGGAATCTGTAGCCTCTACAGGAAAACTTTGCACGTATCCGAACTGGCGCATGACCATCTCTGGTCGGTGTCTCACGACGACGGGCTCCCATCGTAGATGACCGGAGAAGcatgaaatcaaatcaaactcaCGAACGGCTCGATGCTCACCATAAGGCATCCAGCAAACATCAGGAATCCTGAGTCCATCTAGACGTTTCCTATACGTCGATGCAGATATGGacttcaaagaagcctttgtagcAATCCACCGACATACACGTGGTGAAAGGTCATCGTAGTCCGGATCAGTCAAACACTCCGCAACTGAAGGAAAATGCTCATATATCCAACACTACAAAGATTACATTAAAATCATACAAATGTCAAATGAACatcttaaaaacatatttaaaacatagttgtaattaacatattaaaaaatattaattacttgtAACAGAGTGATGTAACCAGCAAGCTGTCGGTTG
It includes:
- the LOC102668810 gene encoding protein MAIN-LIKE 2-like, with protein sequence MVAGDVHAYGSEAGHDAEGFPVDTGDRGLISTFVERWHNETSSFHLPVGEVTITLDDVVSLLHLPIIGTFHTFEPLHIDEAVLMFVELLEVSGEEARAETTQCHGAYSISYAWGAATLMHMYDHLNDACRSGNRQLAGYITLLQCWIYEHFPSVAECLTDPDYDDLSPRVCRWIATKASLKSISASTYRKRLDGLRIPDVCWMPYGEHRAVREFDLISCFSGHLRWEPVVVRHRPEMVMRQFGYVQSFPVEATDSWVSFEEIDDRWMHYSDHFALAG